In Natronococcus occultus SP4, the following proteins share a genomic window:
- a CDS encoding CRISPR-associated protein Cas4: protein MSRPHVPFSDLRTAAYCPRKCYYQRRLDSDEREPPPEVATIRDLERRYETLLETDSELTDEPIGVSPSAYRDRLAATQERLVADGHWERLREPAARDVLATGRHCRGIVHKVLADPLEPVLVSPGKPPEYGVWESQSVHAVAAAKALAWEHERSVENAWLEYPAYGTVRQISLTTRRKARYRRALRTVRELDGPPARTDNRSKCESCEFAPECGVRTRTLRSLLGFG from the coding sequence GTGTCCCGACCACACGTTCCGTTCAGCGACCTGCGGACGGCAGCCTACTGCCCGCGGAAGTGTTACTACCAGCGTCGCCTTGATTCCGACGAGCGCGAGCCCCCGCCGGAGGTCGCGACGATCCGTGACCTCGAGCGGCGCTACGAAACGTTGCTCGAGACTGACAGCGAGCTCACGGACGAACCGATCGGCGTTTCCCCGTCGGCCTACCGCGACCGACTCGCCGCCACACAGGAGCGACTCGTCGCGGACGGCCACTGGGAACGGCTCCGCGAGCCCGCTGCCAGGGACGTCCTCGCCACCGGACGGCACTGTCGGGGGATCGTCCACAAGGTCCTCGCGGATCCCCTCGAGCCCGTCCTCGTCTCCCCGGGAAAACCGCCGGAGTACGGCGTCTGGGAGTCCCAGTCGGTCCACGCTGTCGCAGCCGCGAAGGCGCTGGCCTGGGAGCACGAACGGTCGGTGGAGAACGCCTGGCTCGAGTACCCCGCCTACGGAACGGTCCGTCAAATTTCGCTGACGACCCGCCGGAAGGCCCGCTACCGCCGAGCGCTGCGGACGGTTCGGGAGCTCGATGGGCCGCCGGCCAGGACCGACAACCGCTCGAAGTGCGAAAGCTGCGAGTTCGCCCCGGAGTGTGGCGTCAGAACCCGAACGCTGCGGTCACTGCTCGGGTTCGGCTAG
- a CDS encoding L-threonylcarbamoyladenylate synthase — protein sequence MTELEDAAAAIRGGELVVYPTETVYGLGANALDADAVERVFETKGRDRSKPISMAVSSVPSALDYVRANSREREFMATFLPGPVTVLCRRREDVPDELTAGQDRVGIRIPDHAVALRLCERAGTPITATSANESGSGSVRRLDELAPTIRDRAAAVIDGGETPGTESTVVDVASGTIHRRGARADEIERWLESH from the coding sequence ATGACCGAACTCGAGGACGCCGCTGCGGCGATCCGGGGCGGCGAGCTGGTCGTCTACCCGACCGAGACCGTCTACGGCCTCGGTGCGAACGCCCTCGATGCCGACGCCGTCGAGCGGGTGTTCGAGACGAAGGGCCGCGATCGATCGAAGCCGATCTCGATGGCCGTCTCGTCGGTACCGTCGGCGCTCGACTACGTGCGCGCGAACTCCCGCGAGCGGGAGTTCATGGCGACGTTTCTACCCGGACCCGTGACCGTCCTCTGTCGGCGCCGCGAGGACGTCCCCGACGAGCTGACCGCAGGGCAGGACCGCGTCGGCATCAGGATCCCCGATCACGCCGTCGCGCTCCGGCTCTGTGAACGGGCCGGAACGCCGATCACCGCAACGAGCGCGAACGAAAGCGGAAGCGGGAGCGTCCGCCGCCTCGACGAGCTCGCGCCGACGATCCGCGACCGCGCCGCAGCCGTTATCGACGGCGGCGAGACGCCGGGGACCGAAAGCACCGTCGTCGACGTCGCGAGCGGAACGATCCACCGGCGGGGTGCGCGGGCCGACGAGATCGAGCGCTGGCTCGAGAGCCACTAG
- a CDS encoding type 1 glutamine amidotransferase encodes MSQLRIAVLNAAHEDANTTRNFRRELDASLAEFDVTEGELPETFGFDGAVVTGSRTSVYWEEEWIAATKEWVEEAVARDIPFLGICWGHQLLADVLGGTVEDMGAYEVGYSEIERTGESRLFEGISSEFTAFTSHADEVSALPDGAEPLAENDYSNHGFRKDRVFGVQFHPEYDQKTARELVHRKGLSDERRDAVLAEITDENYQQACEAKLVFENYLEYVAELQSAEATSSGATSVRASSSD; translated from the coding sequence ATGAGTCAGCTTCGTATCGCCGTCCTGAACGCGGCTCACGAGGACGCGAACACGACACGGAACTTTCGACGCGAACTCGACGCCTCGCTGGCGGAGTTCGACGTCACCGAGGGGGAACTACCCGAGACGTTCGGCTTCGATGGGGCCGTCGTCACCGGGTCTCGAACGTCGGTCTACTGGGAGGAAGAGTGGATCGCGGCTACCAAGGAGTGGGTCGAGGAGGCCGTCGCCCGCGATATCCCGTTTCTGGGGATCTGTTGGGGTCACCAGCTGCTCGCGGACGTCCTGGGTGGGACCGTCGAGGATATGGGTGCCTACGAGGTGGGCTACAGCGAGATCGAACGCACCGGGGAGTCACGGCTGTTCGAGGGGATCTCGAGCGAGTTCACCGCTTTCACGAGCCACGCCGACGAGGTGTCGGCGCTGCCCGACGGCGCCGAACCGCTCGCCGAGAACGACTACTCCAACCACGGCTTCCGCAAGGACCGGGTCTTCGGCGTGCAGTTCCACCCCGAGTACGACCAGAAAACGGCCCGCGAACTCGTCCACCGCAAGGGGCTGTCGGACGAACGGCGTGACGCAGTGCTCGCCGAGATCACCGACGAGAACTACCAACAGGCCTGCGAGGCGAAGCTCGTCTTCGAGAACTACCTCGAGTACGTGGCGGAACTGCAGTCGGCCGAGGCCACTTCGAGCGGAGCAACGTCGGTGAGGGCCAGCTCCTCGGACTGA
- a CDS encoding amino acid ABC transporter permease — translation MEGLVALTELAAALPTGQLLPVSEEQVGQYLGEDWEFVYRNSDYLLWGTVVTILLTLTSILLGFLAGFPAGAIEAYGSGYSRAFVRKFGVLLRGTPILVIMIFTYFVLPIEIVLDAAQFGLRSIEYVLGPTPFTVPTDVPDAFIAATIALGFRSAAYQSQIFRGALGSIDEGQMEAARSIGMSRLSAIRHVIVPQAMRRSVPGFQNEFTIVLKDTSIAFAIGLGELLKRSHDLFTQQTTAVLEVILFISLIYFVLTFGTNRTLDYVSNRFAIPGESS, via the coding sequence ATGGAAGGTCTCGTCGCGCTGACCGAGCTCGCGGCAGCGCTGCCGACGGGGCAGCTCCTGCCCGTTAGCGAGGAGCAGGTCGGCCAGTATCTCGGGGAGGACTGGGAGTTCGTCTACCGGAACAGCGACTACCTGCTGTGGGGGACCGTCGTCACGATCCTCCTCACGCTGACCAGCATCCTGCTTGGCTTTCTCGCCGGCTTCCCCGCCGGTGCGATCGAGGCCTACGGGAGCGGCTACTCGCGGGCGTTCGTCCGGAAGTTCGGCGTCCTGCTGCGGGGGACGCCGATCCTGGTCATCATGATCTTCACGTACTTCGTGTTGCCCATCGAGATCGTCCTCGACGCCGCCCAGTTCGGACTGCGCTCGATCGAGTACGTCCTCGGGCCGACGCCGTTTACCGTGCCGACGGACGTCCCAGACGCCTTCATCGCGGCGACGATCGCGCTCGGCTTCCGGAGCGCGGCCTACCAGTCCCAGATCTTCCGGGGGGCACTCGGGAGCATCGACGAGGGACAGATGGAGGCCGCCCGCTCGATCGGGATGAGCCGCCTATCGGCGATCCGTCACGTGATCGTCCCCCAGGCGATGCGTCGCAGCGTCCCGGGCTTTCAAAACGAGTTTACGATCGTCCTGAAAGACACCTCGATCGCGTTCGCGATCGGGCTCGGCGAGCTGCTCAAACGCAGTCACGACCTATTCACCCAGCAGACGACTGCGGTACTCGAGGTCATCCTCTTTATCAGCCTGATCTACTTCGTGTTGACGTTCGGAACCAATCGCACGCTCGACTACGTGAGCAATCGCTTCGCAATCCCAGGTGAATCGTCGTGA
- a CDS encoding hemolysin family protein, producing the protein MALSSLLAVYEVPVVGLELDQTTVTILGVLAVSVLIVLSGFFSSSEIAMFNLSKHRLEGMVDEGIEGAELVKTLKDDPHRLLVTILVGNNIVNIAMTSITTALLGLYFGGLAAVLLSTLGVTAIVLLFGESVPKSYAVENTESWSVRISKPLKATEYLLYPLIALFDYLTRQVNKLTGSTGAIESPYVTRDEIQEMIESGEREGVLEEEEHEMLTRIFRFNQTIVKEVMTPRLDMTAVPKDASIDEAIETCIQSGHARVPVYEGSLDNVQGVVHIRDLVRDLNYGEAETDDLEIADLIQPTLHVPESKNVDELLTEMRENRMHMAIVIDEFGTTEGLVTMEDMVEEIIGEILEGGEEQPIEEIDDETVLVRGEVNIEDVNEALEIELPEGEEFETIAGFIFNRAGRLVEEGEEIEFDGVRITVEAVENTRIMKARLQKLGHYEDADDEADEIEETDAN; encoded by the coding sequence ATGGCGTTGTCTTCGTTGCTCGCTGTCTACGAGGTTCCAGTCGTCGGCCTCGAACTCGATCAGACGACAGTCACGATTCTGGGCGTTCTCGCCGTTAGCGTGCTCATCGTCCTATCCGGCTTCTTCTCCTCGTCGGAGATCGCGATGTTCAACCTGTCGAAACATCGCCTTGAGGGGATGGTCGACGAGGGTATCGAGGGTGCGGAACTGGTCAAAACCCTCAAGGACGACCCCCACCGGTTGCTCGTCACGATCCTCGTCGGGAACAACATCGTCAACATCGCGATGACCTCGATCACGACCGCGCTGCTGGGGCTGTACTTCGGCGGCCTTGCGGCCGTTTTGCTCTCGACGCTCGGGGTCACCGCGATCGTCCTCCTGTTCGGGGAGAGCGTTCCCAAGTCCTACGCCGTCGAGAACACCGAATCGTGGTCGGTTCGGATCTCGAAGCCGCTGAAGGCCACCGAGTATCTGCTGTACCCGCTGATCGCTCTCTTCGACTATCTGACCCGGCAGGTGAACAAGCTCACCGGCTCGACGGGCGCGATCGAGTCGCCCTACGTCACCCGCGACGAGATTCAGGAGATGATCGAATCTGGCGAGCGCGAGGGGGTTCTGGAGGAAGAAGAACACGAGATGCTCACCCGGATCTTCCGGTTCAACCAGACAATCGTCAAGGAGGTGATGACTCCGCGGCTCGACATGACGGCGGTTCCGAAAGACGCCAGTATCGACGAGGCAATCGAGACCTGTATCCAGAGCGGACACGCCCGGGTACCGGTCTACGAGGGGAGCCTCGACAACGTCCAGGGAGTCGTTCACATCCGGGATCTCGTTCGCGATCTCAACTACGGCGAGGCCGAGACCGACGACCTCGAGATCGCCGACCTCATTCAGCCGACCTTACACGTTCCCGAGTCGAAAAACGTCGACGAACTGCTGACCGAGATGCGCGAAAACCGGATGCATATGGCGATCGTCATCGACGAGTTTGGCACCACCGAGGGGCTGGTGACGATGGAGGACATGGTCGAGGAGATCATCGGCGAGATCCTCGAAGGTGGCGAGGAACAGCCTATCGAGGAGATCGACGACGAGACGGTACTGGTCCGGGGCGAGGTCAACATCGAGGACGTTAACGAGGCCCTCGAGATCGAGCTCCCGGAGGGCGAGGAGTTCGAAACCATCGCCGGCTTCATCTTCAACCGTGCGGGACGACTCGTCGAGGAGGGCGAGGAGATCGAGTTCGACGGCGTCCGGATCACGGTCGAGGCCGTCGAGAACACCCGTATCATGAAAGCGCGGCTGCAGAAACTCGGCCACTACGAGGACGCTGACGACGAGGCCGACGAAATCGAGGAGACCGACGCGAACTAG
- a CDS encoding inorganic phosphate transporter, which translates to MVELVTVATFLIAAVASLFMAWAIGAGSSGSTPFAPAVGANAISVMRAGFFVGILGFAGAVLQGANVSEAVGTELIGGVTLSPAAATIALIIAAGLVAIGVFAGYPIATAFTVTGAVVGAGLAMGGDPAWPKYAEIVTLWVLTPFVGGGIAYAIARTLRAEPIAEEYLIVALAALVGVIVANIEFAVLGPPDGGASIAQSAGGWLPGPELVGAAAVTTLMAAVWALAIGFDLRIGLERGERHFLLILGALVAFSAGGSQVGLAIGPLIPLSGDVGLPLLALLVGGGFGLLLGSWTGAPRMIKAISQDYSSLGPRRSIAALIPSFVIAQVAVLFGIPVSFNEIIVSSIIGSGYAAGSGGGVSARKMGYTVLAWVLSLAGSIVIAFGGYLAVEAVLL; encoded by the coding sequence ATGGTCGAACTGGTGACGGTTGCGACGTTTCTGATCGCCGCAGTCGCCAGTCTGTTTATGGCCTGGGCGATCGGCGCCGGATCGAGTGGATCGACCCCGTTCGCCCCCGCAGTCGGAGCCAACGCGATCTCGGTGATGCGGGCCGGCTTCTTCGTCGGGATTCTCGGGTTCGCAGGGGCGGTGTTGCAGGGAGCGAACGTCTCCGAGGCGGTCGGAACGGAGCTGATCGGCGGCGTGACGCTGTCGCCGGCGGCCGCGACGATTGCCCTGATCATCGCCGCGGGACTGGTTGCGATCGGCGTCTTCGCGGGGTATCCGATCGCGACCGCGTTCACCGTCACGGGTGCCGTCGTCGGCGCCGGGCTCGCGATGGGCGGCGACCCCGCCTGGCCGAAGTACGCCGAAATCGTCACGCTCTGGGTCCTGACGCCGTTCGTCGGCGGGGGGATCGCCTACGCGATCGCGCGAACGCTGCGGGCCGAACCGATCGCCGAGGAGTACCTCATCGTCGCACTGGCGGCCCTGGTCGGAGTTATCGTCGCCAACATCGAGTTCGCCGTCCTTGGACCGCCCGACGGCGGGGCCTCGATCGCCCAGAGCGCGGGGGGCTGGCTTCCGGGGCCCGAACTCGTCGGCGCCGCCGCGGTGACGACGCTTATGGCCGCCGTCTGGGCGCTTGCCATCGGCTTCGATCTCCGGATTGGCCTCGAACGTGGCGAGCGACACTTCCTGCTCATCCTCGGCGCGCTCGTCGCGTTCTCCGCCGGCGGTAGCCAGGTCGGGCTCGCGATCGGCCCGCTGATCCCGCTGTCGGGCGACGTCGGACTGCCGTTGCTCGCCCTGCTCGTCGGCGGCGGATTCGGGCTGTTGCTCGGCTCCTGGACCGGCGCGCCACGGATGATCAAGGCGATCTCGCAGGACTACTCCTCGCTCGGCCCCCGGCGCTCGATCGCCGCGCTGATCCCGTCGTTTGTCATCGCGCAGGTGGCAGTGCTGTTCGGCATCCCCGTCTCGTTCAACGAGATCATCGTCAGCTCGATCATCGGTAGCGGCTACGCCGCCGGCTCCGGTGGCGGCGTCAGCGCGCGCAAGATGGGGTACACCGTCCTCGCCTGGGTCCTCTCGCTTGCGGGATCGATCGTCATCGCGTTCGGGGGCTATCTCGCCGTCGAGGCCGTTCTGCTCTGA
- a CDS encoding transporter substrate-binding domain-containing protein, with protein MRDQQRRFDRREYLTLAGGAGVATTIGLAGCLEDAETGDDDEGNGDDADDGVDDADDTDDGELETIVAGTNPGFEPFQMNVDGELVGFDVDLLEAVVAETDGYELADDWEELEFDSLIPALENENIDVIAAAMTITEEREESISFTESYYSADQSVLVQSGGDVDPDELEDLEGLEVGAQSGTTGEGIVEDELGDDVDYTSYDNYVLAVEELERGTLDAIVIDEPVAESFADDRDVEVAFTFETGEEYGFGVRQDDDDLQEALSEGIAAVEESSEYDEITQEWFGE; from the coding sequence ATGCGTGATCAGCAGCGGAGATTCGACAGGCGGGAGTACCTGACGCTGGCCGGGGGAGCCGGGGTCGCCACGACGATCGGGCTGGCCGGCTGTCTCGAGGATGCCGAGACCGGCGATGATGACGAGGGCAACGGTGACGACGCGGACGATGGCGTCGACGACGCGGACGATACGGACGACGGCGAGCTCGAGACGATCGTCGCCGGAACGAATCCGGGCTTCGAGCCGTTCCAGATGAACGTCGACGGCGAGCTCGTCGGCTTCGACGTCGACCTGCTGGAGGCCGTCGTCGCCGAGACCGACGGCTACGAGCTGGCAGACGACTGGGAGGAGCTCGAGTTCGACTCCCTGATCCCCGCCCTCGAGAACGAGAACATCGACGTCATCGCCGCGGCGATGACGATCACCGAGGAACGCGAGGAGTCGATCTCGTTCACGGAGTCGTACTACAGCGCCGACCAGTCCGTGCTGGTCCAGTCCGGCGGCGACGTCGATCCCGACGAACTCGAGGACCTCGAGGGGCTCGAGGTCGGCGCCCAGTCCGGCACCACGGGGGAGGGCATCGTCGAGGACGAACTCGGCGACGACGTCGACTACACCTCTTATGACAACTACGTCCTCGCAGTCGAGGAGTTAGAGCGGGGCACCTTAGACGCGATCGTCATCGACGAACCGGTCGCCGAGTCGTTCGCCGACGATCGGGACGTCGAGGTCGCCTTCACGTTCGAGACCGGCGAGGAGTACGGGTTCGGAGTTCGCCAGGACGACGACGACCTCCAGGAGGCGCTCAGCGAGGGGATCGCCGCCGTCGAGGAATCCAGCGAGTACGACGAGATTACCCAGGAGTGGTTCGGGGAGTAG
- a CDS encoding arginase family protein encodes MTDETSDNLYDTDGSELYGDAYDSAEKPIFSNVSSFRNLPVTRDVDGLEDTDPDIAIVGAPLDTGTTARPGARYGPQAIRAGFTEPSPPYCHFNVETGVDPFDTLKVVDNGDVAITPRGYACEFGRDRGPDRSDSRARYLSVRPRW; translated from the coding sequence ATGACGGATGAAACATCTGACAACCTCTACGATACTGACGGTAGCGAACTCTACGGCGACGCATACGATAGCGCTGAGAAGCCGATTTTCTCCAACGTTTCGTCGTTTCGGAACCTCCCGGTAACGAGGGATGTAGACGGCCTCGAGGACACCGATCCGGATATTGCAATCGTCGGTGCCCCATTAGACACCGGAACGACGGCTCGGCCGGGTGCGCGGTACGGTCCGCAGGCGATTCGAGCGGGGTTTACCGAGCCATCGCCACCATACTGTCACTTCAACGTCGAAACCGGTGTCGATCCGTTCGATACGCTCAAAGTCGTCGACAACGGTGACGTTGCGATCACCCCCCGGGGATACGCGTGCGAGTTTGGACGAGATCGAGGACCGGATCGAAGCGATAGCCGAGCGCGGTATCTGTCCGTTCGTCCTCGGTGGTGA
- a CDS encoding agmatinase family protein yields MDEIEDRIEAIAERGICPFVLGGDHSITYPNVKGWAEANGYENVGLIHIDAHADTGDGEGFEYDHATFVTNLVESGLVDGENYTLIGSRGFWPPDAYEDMREAGMNWYTASEVAQQETTAIAAEAVERAQDGTDAVWLSFDVDALDPAYAPGTGTPVTGGLTSREAFALVRTMATEFDADSFGFDVVEVAPQLDTSTSELNGGITANFANRLCLEVMGGLALSEMGLDSGSPIKPADRDENPS; encoded by the coding sequence TTGGACGAGATCGAGGACCGGATCGAAGCGATAGCCGAGCGCGGTATCTGTCCGTTCGTCCTCGGTGGTGATCATTCGATCACCTACCCGAACGTGAAGGGGTGGGCCGAGGCAAACGGCTACGAGAACGTCGGCCTGATCCACATCGATGCACACGCGGATACCGGTGATGGTGAGGGGTTCGAATACGATCACGCGACGTTCGTTACCAATCTCGTCGAGAGCGGTCTCGTCGACGGAGAGAATTACACGTTGATCGGTTCCCGGGGGTTCTGGCCGCCCGACGCCTACGAAGACATGCGTGAGGCTGGGATGAATTGGTACACCGCTTCCGAGGTCGCACAACAGGAGACCACGGCGATCGCAGCAGAGGCAGTTGAACGAGCACAGGACGGAACGGATGCCGTCTGGCTCAGTTTCGACGTCGACGCCCTCGATCCGGCTTATGCACCGGGAACCGGAACTCCGGTGACGGGTGGGCTGACCTCCCGTGAAGCGTTCGCACTCGTTCGGACGATGGCGACGGAGTTCGACGCTGATTCCTTTGGATTCGACGTCGTCGAAGTCGCACCACAACTCGATACGAGCACCAGCGAACTGAACGGCGGGATCACTGCCAACTTCGCCAATCGCCTCTGTCTGGAGGTGATGGGCGGACTCGCACTCAGCGAGATGGGACTCGACAGTGGATCACCAATCAAGCCGGCAGACAGAGACGAGAACCCGTCATAA
- a CDS encoding glutaredoxin family protein: MSEQPSTDGEPTITFYRLQACPFCERVTRSLKEHGLEYRSRFVEPLHSRRDVVKRVAGVRTVPAIVDHKTGVTMAESANIVDYLESTYGGEDVDSATPAGAAADAGGED; the protein is encoded by the coding sequence ATGAGCGAGCAGCCGAGTACCGACGGCGAGCCGACGATCACGTTCTACCGGCTCCAGGCGTGTCCGTTCTGCGAACGCGTCACCCGGTCTCTCAAGGAACACGGACTCGAGTACCGCTCGCGGTTCGTCGAACCGCTTCACTCCCGACGCGACGTCGTCAAGCGTGTCGCCGGCGTTCGGACCGTTCCGGCGATCGTCGATCACAAAACCGGCGTGACGATGGCCGAGAGCGCCAACATCGTCGACTACCTCGAGTCGACCTACGGCGGCGAGGACGTCGACTCGGCGACCCCAGCCGGGGCCGCGGCCGACGCCGGAGGTGAGGACTGA
- a CDS encoding heterodisulfide reductase-related iron-sulfur binding cluster — protein sequence MKNTNVLAQTEATRETYWGLSSTEYALFYLLATVTILVFLYGVYTRFTRYTAGDDDSFARLDDLASRIVSSTKIVLSNEKQFDRDLYGGLMHAFIMWGFLTLLIATTILFVDGYFWEPFQGSFWVGDFYLAYQFMVDAMGLLFVVGIGMAMYRRYWVRNERLWDRHTSNEDDIFIWTLFALGVGGFLLEGLRIYATGMPDHEIVSFVGWGLALLFQTIGLPTIAGTGTDPNHVTLAVFGFNAETFHWLAWWSHSLIAFFFIAWIPYAKPFHMLSSFANVVTRDEKAGTRLPNVPADLDATNAESIEDFTWKEMLDQDACTKCGRCSAVCPAKASDRPLDPRNVILDLKKYREQRAEGGEEQPIIADGGTSVIDTETMESCMACMACMDACPVEIEHLQSFTRLNRQMTDQGDIAPSMQDVFQNVMQDGNTFGDSQRNRADWADDLEFDVTDAREEEVDYLWYVGDYPSYDERNKKVARSLATILQEADVSFGILFDDEKYDGNDIRRVGEEFLYIELAGHHVETWEDCAFDKIVCTDPHSYNTFKNEYPELDFEEFADDPMMPFDYEDEWNEDGEIDVLHWTQAVEELVEDGKLDLDGTELDYTVTYHDPCHLGRYNDEYEAPREIITATGCTLDEMPRNRDDSFCCGGGGGGLWMDFEEDPKPSEERLREALEDTDAGSGIEKFVVACPMCMTMYEDGRKTGGFEDHIEVVDVAELLVEAIDAREKAGLEVAAD from the coding sequence ATGAAGAATACGAACGTCCTCGCGCAGACGGAGGCGACGAGGGAAACGTACTGGGGGCTCAGTAGCACTGAGTACGCGCTGTTTTATCTCCTGGCGACCGTGACGATCCTCGTCTTCCTCTACGGAGTGTACACACGATTCACGCGGTATACGGCTGGCGACGACGATTCGTTCGCCCGCCTGGACGACCTCGCGAGCCGGATCGTCTCGAGCACGAAGATCGTGCTCTCGAACGAGAAGCAGTTCGACAGGGACCTCTACGGCGGGCTGATGCACGCCTTCATTATGTGGGGCTTTCTGACCCTGCTGATCGCAACGACGATCCTGTTCGTCGACGGCTACTTCTGGGAACCGTTCCAGGGTTCGTTCTGGGTCGGCGACTTCTATCTCGCCTACCAGTTCATGGTCGACGCGATGGGGCTGCTTTTCGTCGTCGGGATCGGGATGGCGATGTACCGCCGATACTGGGTTCGCAACGAGCGGCTCTGGGATCGCCACACCTCCAACGAGGACGACATCTTCATCTGGACGCTGTTTGCCCTCGGCGTCGGCGGCTTCCTGCTCGAGGGGCTGCGCATCTACGCGACAGGGATGCCGGATCACGAGATCGTCAGCTTCGTCGGCTGGGGGCTTGCCTTGCTGTTCCAGACGATCGGTCTGCCGACGATCGCCGGAACGGGGACCGACCCGAACCACGTCACGCTGGCCGTGTTCGGCTTCAACGCCGAAACCTTCCACTGGCTGGCCTGGTGGTCCCACTCGCTGATCGCCTTTTTCTTCATCGCGTGGATCCCCTACGCCAAGCCGTTCCACATGCTTTCGTCGTTCGCGAACGTCGTCACCCGCGACGAGAAGGCCGGCACGCGGCTGCCGAACGTTCCCGCCGATCTGGACGCGACCAACGCCGAGTCCATCGAGGACTTCACCTGGAAGGAGATGCTCGACCAGGACGCCTGCACCAAGTGCGGGCGCTGTTCGGCCGTCTGTCCCGCCAAGGCCTCGGATCGTCCGCTCGATCCCCGCAACGTCATCCTCGATCTCAAAAAGTACCGCGAGCAGCGCGCGGAGGGCGGCGAGGAGCAACCGATCATTGCCGACGGCGGGACCTCGGTGATTGACACCGAGACGATGGAGTCCTGCATGGCCTGTATGGCCTGTATGGACGCCTGCCCGGTCGAGATCGAACACCTCCAGTCGTTTACCCGGCTCAACCGCCAGATGACCGATCAGGGCGACATCGCTCCCAGCATGCAGGACGTCTTCCAGAACGTCATGCAAGACGGCAACACCTTCGGCGACAGCCAGCGCAACCGGGCCGACTGGGCCGACGACCTCGAGTTCGACGTTACCGACGCTCGCGAGGAGGAGGTCGACTACCTCTGGTACGTCGGCGACTACCCCAGCTACGACGAGCGCAACAAGAAGGTCGCCCGCTCGCTGGCGACCATCCTCCAGGAGGCCGACGTCAGCTTCGGCATCCTCTTCGATGACGAGAAGTACGACGGCAACGACATCCGGCGGGTCGGCGAGGAGTTCCTCTACATCGAGCTCGCCGGCCACCACGTCGAGACCTGGGAGGATTGTGCGTTCGACAAGATCGTCTGTACGGACCCCCACTCCTACAACACGTTCAAAAACGAGTATCCGGAACTCGATTTCGAGGAGTTCGCCGACGATCCGATGATGCCGTTCGACTACGAGGACGAGTGGAACGAAGACGGCGAGATCGACGTCCTCCACTGGACCCAGGCCGTCGAGGAGCTCGTCGAGGACGGGAAACTCGATCTCGACGGGACGGAGCTCGACTACACGGTCACCTACCACGACCCCTGTCACCTGGGGCGGTACAACGACGAGTACGAGGCGCCCCGCGAGATCATCACAGCGACTGGCTGTACGCTCGACGAGATGCCCCGTAACCGCGACGACTCGTTCTGTTGTGGCGGGGGCGGCGGTGGGCTCTGGATGGACTTCGAGGAAGATCCCAAACCCAGCGAGGAACGACTCCGGGAGGCCCTCGAGGACACCGACGCCGGCTCGGGGATCGAGAAGTTCGTCGTCGCCTGCCCGATGTGTATGACGATGTACGAGGACGGCCGCAAAACCGGCGGCTTCGAGGACCACATCGAGGTCGTCGACGTCGCCGAGCTGCTCGTCGAGGCGATCGACGCGCGGGAGAAAGCGGGCCTCGAGGTCGCGGCGGACTGA
- a CDS encoding redoxin domain-containing protein, producing the protein MPEFDVVELEPTDHIEPGETAPDFTRPLVTDEFWEDRSLAGLVDGRTVLVFTPMIGSFVAKYVWDELADRGWLDRDERFVGVTASTPYGVSRFLDENDLPVGIVADPANEVADDYGLAHDLDGMAGVSEPRLAFVVLDADRAVEAIWVADEWPEFPNYDELESELGLD; encoded by the coding sequence ATGCCAGAGTTCGACGTCGTCGAACTCGAGCCGACCGATCACATCGAACCCGGCGAGACGGCGCCCGACTTTACCAGACCGCTTGTCACCGACGAGTTCTGGGAGGACCGCTCGCTCGCGGGCCTGGTCGACGGCCGAACCGTCCTCGTGTTCACACCGATGATCGGCTCGTTCGTCGCCAAGTACGTCTGGGACGAGCTGGCCGACCGAGGGTGGCTCGATCGCGACGAGCGGTTCGTCGGCGTGACGGCCTCGACACCCTACGGCGTCTCCCGCTTTCTCGACGAGAACGACCTCCCGGTCGGGATCGTTGCCGACCCCGCAAACGAGGTCGCCGACGACTACGGCCTCGCTCACGACCTCGACGGGATGGCCGGCGTCAGCGAACCCCGCCTCGCGTTCGTCGTCCTCGATGCCGACCGAGCCGTCGAGGCGATCTGGGTCGCCGACGAGTGGCCGGAGTTCCCTAACTACGACGAACTCGAGAGCGAACTCGGACTCGACTGA